One window of Geitlerinema sp. PCC 9228 genomic DNA carries:
- a CDS encoding TldD/PmbA family protein: MSDLSVAKNFVEDALQKYRGQVDYLAIRVEASEQTDIFLRGSRVETLSEGISLGGQVRVCYRGGWGTSSFNRLVDLNSHIEAAIAAAKLVGGEGTTLAPIPPIQDTCQLPLTGTNPRDVPLSEKKDLCQHYTDILRSVDKRIASTSVRYGDRYQQVLIATSEGTRIEQSWTDMEMRFAATARNGDTVQTGRETTGSRRAYEDLTNLDPRVRSAAERAAEALFLPTVRGNTYTVVIDPILSGLFVHEAFGHLSEADMAYENPELLEVMTFGRRFGPEDLQIFDGAAPTGHRGSYFYDDEGTPASTTQLIRDGVLVGRLHSRETAGKLDEEPTGNARCLDYHYPPLVRMTNTWIEPGRTPVADLCNGIREGVYARNWLGGMTNGEMFTFSAGEAWMIRNGQLAEKVRDVTLSGNVFTTLADIEAIGDDFYWDESGGCGKGGQSGLPVGCGGPSLRIRNVVVGGDVSTSG, from the coding sequence ATGTCAGATCTATCTGTAGCCAAAAATTTTGTCGAAGATGCCCTGCAAAAATATCGAGGACAAGTAGACTACTTGGCGATTCGCGTGGAAGCTTCCGAGCAAACCGATATTTTCCTGCGCGGGTCGCGGGTGGAAACCCTCAGCGAAGGCATTTCCCTCGGCGGACAAGTGCGGGTTTGCTATCGGGGAGGTTGGGGAACTAGCAGTTTCAACCGTTTGGTGGATTTAAATAGCCACATCGAAGCAGCGATCGCGGCCGCCAAACTGGTGGGAGGGGAGGGCACGACCTTAGCCCCCATTCCTCCCATCCAGGATACCTGCCAGTTGCCCCTCACCGGCACCAATCCCCGGGATGTACCCCTATCCGAAAAAAAAGACCTGTGCCAGCACTACACGGATATTCTCCGCAGCGTGGACAAGCGAATTGCCTCCACTTCCGTGCGTTATGGCGATCGCTACCAGCAAGTCCTCATTGCCACCTCCGAAGGCACCCGCATCGAACAATCCTGGACCGACATGGAAATGCGTTTCGCCGCCACGGCCAGAAATGGCGACACCGTGCAAACCGGCAGGGAAACCACTGGTTCCCGGCGCGCCTATGAAGATTTAACCAACCTCGATCCCCGGGTACGCAGTGCTGCCGAACGAGCCGCCGAAGCCCTATTTTTACCCACCGTTCGAGGCAACACCTATACTGTCGTCATCGACCCCATTTTGTCGGGGTTGTTCGTTCACGAAGCCTTCGGTCACCTTTCGGAAGCAGATATGGCTTACGAAAACCCAGAACTGTTGGAAGTTATGACCTTTGGCAGACGGTTTGGTCCTGAAGATTTGCAAATTTTTGATGGGGCTGCCCCCACCGGCCATCGCGGCAGTTATTTCTACGACGACGAAGGCACGCCCGCCAGCACCACCCAACTGATTCGAGATGGGGTCTTGGTCGGCAGGCTCCACTCCCGGGAAACGGCGGGCAAGTTAGACGAGGAACCCACCGGCAACGCGCGCTGTCTTGACTACCACTACCCCCCTTTGGTACGTATGACCAATACTTGGATCGAACCCGGGCGCACGCCGGTGGCTGACCTGTGCAACGGCATTCGTGAAGGGGTCTACGCCCGCAACTGGCTGGGAGGTATGACCAATGGCGAAATGTTCACCTTTAGTGCTGGCGAAGCATGGATGATTCGCAATGGTCAGCTGGCGGAAAAAGTGCGTGATGTAACCCTCTCTGGTAATGTATTTACCACCCTGGCAGATATTGAAGCGATTGGGGATGATTTTTACTGGGATGAATCTGGCGGTTGCGGAAAAGGCGGTCAAAGCGGTCTACCTGTCGGTTGCGGCGGTCCAAGCTTGCGGATTCGCAACGTTGTGGTAGGCGGTGATGTGTCCACTTCTGGCTAA
- a CDS encoding zinc ribbon domain-containing protein, translating to MVNTKPAVDVKQTSQICPHCGIHTGKKPLSQRTHSCSHWGRGTHRDVAAAQVVWNRGVASTSTMGRKNVR from the coding sequence GTGGTAAATACTAAGCCTGCAGTAGATGTCAAACAGACCAGTCAAATTTGTCCCCATTGTGGTATCCATACGGGGAAAAAGCCGCTTTCTCAAAGAACTCATTCCTGCTCCCACTGGGGCAGGGGAACCCATCGAGACGTAGCAGCAGCACAAGTGGTTTGGAATCGAGGTGTCGCCAGTACATCCACAATGGGGCGGAAAAATGTTCGTTGA
- the rseP gene encoding RIP metalloprotease RseP, with translation MSVLAAIAILALLIFVHELGHFLAARLQGIHVNRFSIGFGPILWKFQGARTEYALRALPLGGFVGFPDDDPESEIPPDDVDLLRNRPVLDRVIVISAGVIANLVFAYLVLALQFQLVGIPDGFNYEPGALVPQVISNDSAAAEAGIKAGDIILSVEGDRLPASDAAIPTLKEIIETHAQQPLDLTIKRGGEVLNLEITPHLNNEGKGFIGVQLFPNGDPVYRSPQHIGEIWQLAANEFQDIIYRTVQGFSQLILNFGETVNQVAGPVKIVEQGANIANSNANNLFVFAAIVSINLAIINILPLPALDGGQLAFLMVEGVRGKPLPTSIQDGFMQTGLVLLLGLGIFLIIRDTTQLDVVQQFLE, from the coding sequence ATGTCAGTTTTGGCAGCGATCGCGATTTTAGCTCTTTTAATATTTGTCCACGAACTCGGTCACTTTCTGGCCGCTCGATTGCAGGGAATCCACGTGAACCGATTTTCCATCGGTTTCGGTCCCATACTCTGGAAATTTCAAGGAGCGCGTACCGAATATGCCCTGCGCGCCTTGCCTCTAGGGGGATTTGTTGGCTTTCCCGATGACGACCCGGAAAGCGAAATTCCCCCAGACGATGTGGATTTGTTGCGCAATCGCCCTGTTTTGGACCGGGTTATTGTCATTAGCGCTGGCGTTATTGCCAATTTGGTCTTTGCCTACCTGGTCCTGGCCTTGCAATTTCAGTTGGTGGGGATTCCCGATGGGTTCAACTACGAACCCGGTGCTTTGGTTCCCCAGGTGATTTCCAACGACTCCGCCGCCGCTGAAGCTGGCATCAAGGCAGGGGATATTATCCTCAGCGTTGAGGGCGACAGGCTCCCGGCTTCCGATGCCGCTATTCCTACCTTAAAGGAAATTATTGAAACCCACGCCCAGCAACCCCTCGATCTCACCATTAAACGCGGTGGGGAAGTTCTCAATTTAGAAATTACTCCCCATCTCAACAACGAAGGTAAAGGTTTTATTGGGGTGCAACTGTTTCCTAATGGCGACCCAGTGTACCGTTCGCCCCAACATATCGGTGAAATTTGGCAGCTTGCTGCTAACGAGTTCCAAGATATTATCTATCGAACCGTACAAGGATTTTCCCAGCTGATTCTCAATTTTGGGGAAACGGTTAATCAAGTCGCTGGTCCGGTGAAAATTGTGGAGCAAGGGGCCAACATTGCTAACTCCAATGCCAATAATCTATTCGTGTTTGCTGCAATTGTCAGTATCAACTTGGCAATTATCAATATTTTGCCTCTGCCGGCGTTAGATGGTGGACAGCTAGCCTTTTTGATGGTGGAAGGTGTCCGCGGCAAACCCCTGCCTACTTCCATTCAAGATGGATTTATGCAAACGGGTTTGGTGTTGCTGTTGGGATTGGGAATTTTCCTGATTATTCGCGACACGACTCAGTTGGATGTGGTGCAACAGTTTTTGGAGTAG
- the nth gene encoding endonuclease III produces the protein MSITRKWSALQQRAREVLVLLKRLYPDARCTLHYETPVQLLVATILSAQCTDERVNKVTPELFARFPDAPSLAAAEREEVESLIRSTGFYRNKAKHIQGACQMIVEKFDGQVPKRMELLLALPGVSRKTANVVLANAFGIHQGVTVDTHVKRLSRRLGLTEHEDPVRIERDLIRLLPQEDWENWSIRLIYHGRHVCMARAPQCDRCALAHLCPSATVVPENVRSPQRFQNPSSSQ, from the coding sequence ATGAGCATTACTCGTAAATGGTCGGCGTTGCAGCAGCGAGCCAGAGAAGTGCTGGTGTTGCTCAAACGCCTCTATCCCGATGCTCGTTGCACCCTCCATTACGAAACTCCGGTGCAACTGCTGGTGGCAACCATTTTATCGGCTCAATGTACCGACGAGCGCGTGAATAAAGTGACGCCGGAACTATTTGCCCGTTTTCCAGATGCTCCTTCTCTAGCTGCTGCTGAGCGGGAAGAGGTGGAAAGCTTGATTCGCTCGACGGGATTCTATCGCAATAAGGCTAAGCACATTCAGGGAGCTTGTCAGATGATTGTAGAGAAGTTTGACGGTCAAGTTCCCAAACGCATGGAGTTGCTGCTGGCGTTGCCGGGGGTTTCTCGCAAAACGGCTAATGTGGTGCTGGCGAATGCTTTTGGTATTCATCAAGGGGTAACGGTGGATACCCACGTGAAACGACTCAGCCGTCGATTGGGACTTACAGAGCATGAGGATCCGGTACGCATCGAACGGGATCTGATTCGTTTGTTGCCCCAGGAAGATTGGGAAAATTGGTCGATTCGCTTGATTTATCACGGTCGCCATGTGTGTATGGCACGAGCACCTCAGTGCGATCGCTGTGCTTTGGCCCATTTATGTCCTTCTGCTACGGTGGTACCAGAAAATGTGCGATCGCCCCAACGATTTCAAAATCCCAGTTCTTCCCAATAG
- a CDS encoding glycosyltransferase produces the protein MKRSSNKRYYLILAPNLFGFKGGEQVYATFLIQNLQNLDSSADYDILLKYENAIAPDSRFLKTTQFYGFGRFPRFLQSFFMGWKTVWLAMTKRPHLIISCHVNYSVVLPWLQRWYQIPYWVVAHGLEAWNLKHPQRRYALRHADRVLAVSYYTRSRLLQEQSLSSDRVAVLANTIDENKFCIAPKPLHLLQRYQLTPDQPVILTVSRLGKTARYKGYDQILRALVVVRQFVPQVRYILVGKGDDTPRVQNLIQQLELQDCVTLTGFVEDEELADYYHLCDVFALPSVVEGFGIVYLEAMASGKPVLAGNRDGAVDPLVGGKLGCLVDPEDTEAIADKLIQIINKTYPNSILYEPQRLRAEILARFGLQQFRKTLEQLMAPIFEGS, from the coding sequence ATGAAGCGGTCTTCCAACAAACGTTACTATTTGATTCTTGCCCCTAACCTTTTTGGCTTCAAAGGTGGGGAACAGGTTTATGCTACTTTTCTTATTCAAAATTTACAAAATCTCGATAGTTCGGCGGACTACGATATTTTACTTAAATACGAAAACGCGATCGCACCCGATTCTCGTTTTTTAAAAACTACGCAATTCTACGGTTTTGGTCGGTTTCCCCGGTTTTTACAAAGTTTTTTTATGGGTTGGAAGACCGTTTGGCTGGCTATGACCAAACGTCCTCATTTAATTATTTCCTGTCATGTGAATTACAGTGTGGTTTTGCCTTGGTTGCAACGTTGGTATCAAATTCCCTATTGGGTAGTGGCGCATGGCTTGGAGGCTTGGAATCTCAAGCATCCCCAACGCCGGTATGCTTTGCGACATGCCGATCGCGTTCTGGCAGTCAGCTACTATACCCGTTCTCGTTTGTTACAAGAGCAATCTTTATCTAGCGATCGCGTTGCTGTGCTAGCCAATACTATTGATGAAAATAAGTTTTGTATTGCTCCCAAACCCCTACATTTGCTGCAACGCTACCAACTTACCCCGGATCAACCAGTTATTTTAACTGTTAGCCGCTTGGGCAAGACAGCTCGATACAAAGGATACGACCAAATTTTGCGTGCTTTGGTGGTGGTACGCCAATTTGTTCCTCAAGTTCGCTATATTTTGGTGGGCAAAGGAGACGATACACCACGGGTACAAAACCTTATTCAACAGTTAGAATTACAAGATTGCGTAACGTTGACGGGGTTTGTCGAGGATGAGGAACTGGCCGATTACTACCATTTGTGCGATGTATTTGCTTTACCGAGCGTTGTAGAAGGGTTTGGGATTGTCTATTTAGAGGCCATGGCTAGTGGCAAACCGGTACTGGCTGGCAACCGCGATGGGGCGGTCGATCCTTTGGTTGGCGGCAAGCTGGGTTGTTTGGTAGACCCGGAAGATACCGAAGCGATCGCAGATAAACTCATTCAAATCATAAATAAAACTTATCCTAATTCCATTCTTTACGAGCCCCAACGTTTGCGAGCAGAAATCTTAGCACGTTTTGGTTTACAACAGTTTCGCAAGACCTTGGAACAATTGATGGCTCCTATTTTTGAGGGTTCTTGA
- a CDS encoding glycosyltransferase — MPNPNSCRKYVILAPNLFEYQGGEQVYNAFLLQTLQSIDPQASYEVFLESDRFIERYSQFLPNTYFRGFGHLPRWWRSIDFVWQIFWLCWWQPPRLIIATHMRYGFLCGLLQICFQVQYWLVARGWERWHCYRWCQRLALGQAACILATSYYMRSRLLQLPYLHPNRTIVVPHLVDGNQFRIAEKPKSLQQRYSLQPRQPVVLTVSDSKTSNRDGYEQILQAIALLRQDLPNVRYIFVGPAEDIQRVNRMARKFGIRENVTLVFCYSTKELSLHYNLCDIVALPSIAGNSSLVCLEALACGKPVLVGDRDGATDLVAGGRLGCLVDPENPQAIASCLQLYLQKAYPNPMLYQPHQLRSRVLERFGGHRFRQTLKNLVLAIPAAQPALKKLKFE, encoded by the coding sequence ATGCCCAATCCTAACTCCTGTCGCAAATATGTCATTTTGGCCCCCAACCTGTTTGAATACCAAGGCGGCGAACAAGTTTACAATGCATTTCTCCTGCAAACCTTACAAAGCATCGACCCGCAAGCGAGCTATGAAGTTTTCCTAGAATCCGACCGCTTTATTGAGCGCTATTCGCAGTTTTTGCCCAATACCTACTTTCGCGGTTTCGGCCATTTGCCCCGTTGGTGGCGAAGCATTGACTTTGTCTGGCAAATTTTTTGGTTGTGCTGGTGGCAGCCTCCCAGGTTAATTATTGCCACCCACATGCGTTACGGTTTTCTGTGTGGCCTGCTGCAAATTTGCTTCCAGGTGCAATACTGGTTGGTGGCACGGGGATGGGAACGTTGGCATTGCTACCGATGGTGCCAGCGCCTGGCATTGGGGCAAGCGGCTTGTATTTTGGCAACCAGCTATTACATGCGATCGCGACTTTTGCAGCTGCCATACCTCCATCCCAACCGCACCATTGTGGTTCCCCATTTGGTAGACGGCAACCAGTTCCGCATTGCCGAAAAACCAAAATCCCTGCAACAACGTTACAGTTTGCAACCGCGGCAACCGGTGGTGCTAACAGTGAGCGATTCCAAAACAAGCAACCGCGACGGTTACGAGCAGATTTTGCAAGCGATCGCGCTGCTACGCCAGGACCTTCCCAACGTTCGTTATATTTTTGTTGGCCCTGCTGAGGATATACAACGGGTCAACCGTATGGCCAGAAAGTTCGGAATTCGCGAGAACGTCACCCTGGTATTCTGCTATTCCACCAAAGAATTGAGCCTCCACTATAATCTGTGCGACATTGTGGCTTTACCCAGTATTGCCGGCAACAGCAGTCTGGTGTGTCTAGAAGCACTAGCTTGCGGAAAACCTGTTTTGGTCGGCGATCGCGATGGGGCCACCGATTTGGTAGCTGGCGGTCGGTTGGGATGTTTGGTCGATCCGGAAAATCCCCAAGCGATCGCCAGTTGCTTGCAATTGTACTTGCAAAAAGCCTATCCCAATCCCATGTTGTACCAACCCCACCAACTGCGATCGCGGGTTCTAGAACGATTTGGCGGACATCGCTTTCGGCAAACGTTAAAAAACCTGGTGTTGGCAATTCCGGCCGCCCAACCTGCCCTCAAAAAGCTAAAATTTGAATGA
- a CDS encoding metal-dependent hydrolase produces MSPLGHFSISYFLGQQTPRICLWAILVGGLLPDIDFLLLPATHFNQIHRQLTHNLLFVFLTSIGIGGWGNATHQWMRVSSLFVGGMLHLLVDACLDTNPTNGIGVAIAYPFDDGFFSPINLAGSFPSDTTWQQPVEMLKTIWPLLAFEVPFYWLAARTYIANQKSR; encoded by the coding sequence ATGTCACCTCTGGGACATTTTTCGATTTCCTATTTCCTCGGTCAACAAACCCCTCGCATTTGTCTTTGGGCCATTCTGGTCGGTGGTTTGTTGCCGGATATTGATTTCTTGTTGCTGCCGGCGACGCATTTCAACCAAATCCATCGCCAGCTCACCCACAATCTTTTGTTTGTATTTTTAACCTCTATCGGTATTGGTGGGTGGGGAAATGCCACCCATCAATGGATGCGTGTTAGTAGTTTGTTCGTTGGGGGAATGCTGCATTTGCTGGTGGATGCCTGTCTCGATACCAATCCCACCAACGGCATTGGTGTCGCGATCGCTTATCCCTTTGACGACGGATTTTTTTCTCCCATCAACCTGGCTGGCTCGTTTCCAAGCGATACCACCTGGCAACAACCTGTAGAAATGCTGAAAACCATTTGGCCTTTGCTAGCTTTTGAAGTACCTTTTTATTGGCTGGCAGCGCGCACGTATATAGCGAACCAAAAATCTCGTTAA
- the mgtE gene encoding magnesium transporter, producing the protein MSRHELRELVRSQLQMLLEAQNLQGAKTLLVPVQPADIAEAIEGLPEPMQALAFRLLSKQEAIEVYEQLDTSVQQLIVEEFKSQEVLEVIDRMSPDDRARLFDELPAKIVWRLLQQLSPSEREATSLLLGYEPDTAGRIMTPEYISLKENMLVSEALERIRRLANVTETVYYLYVTDPARRLTGILSLRDLVMADPEQTIGEIMTREVIYVRTNTDQEEVAKTIQRYDFIAAPVVDREQRLVGIVTVDDVIDILEQETTEDIYALGGLQSDKGDNYFQLNLFTRARQRVIWLFVLLFTNTLTSAVIRSQEDILSQVVALAAFIPLLIGTGGNVGAQSSTVVIRGLNTEKLRTAGALQVIWREALTGAVLGAMLGAVVAVWAFWLQGNWAVAIAVGISLTGISILASTSGSTLPFLFRALGFDPALMSAPFITTAVDVLGVLIYFSVARLIVQSV; encoded by the coding sequence ATGTCCCGTCACGAGTTGCGAGAATTGGTGCGATCGCAACTGCAAATGCTGCTGGAAGCACAAAACCTACAGGGTGCCAAAACCCTCTTGGTTCCCGTACAACCGGCAGATATTGCCGAAGCCATTGAAGGTCTGCCCGAACCCATGCAGGCACTTGCCTTTCGCTTGCTTTCCAAACAGGAAGCCATTGAAGTTTACGAACAGCTCGACACCAGCGTCCAACAGCTCATTGTCGAAGAATTTAAAAGCCAAGAAGTTCTAGAAGTCATCGACCGCATGTCGCCAGACGACCGGGCGCGTTTGTTTGATGAATTGCCTGCCAAAATTGTCTGGCGGTTGCTGCAGCAACTCAGTCCCAGCGAGCGGGAAGCCACATCGTTGCTGTTGGGATACGAACCGGATACCGCCGGTCGGATTATGACCCCCGAGTATATTTCCCTCAAGGAAAATATGCTGGTCTCGGAAGCCTTAGAACGCATCCGGCGGCTGGCCAACGTTACCGAAACCGTTTACTACCTCTACGTTACCGACCCTGCCCGCCGTTTGACCGGTATTCTCTCCTTGCGGGATTTGGTCATGGCCGATCCCGAGCAAACCATCGGTGAAATTATGACCCGCGAAGTGATTTACGTGCGCACCAATACTGACCAGGAGGAAGTTGCCAAAACCATCCAGCGCTACGATTTTATTGCTGCACCGGTGGTAGACCGAGAACAGCGCTTGGTAGGCATTGTTACAGTCGATGATGTCATTGATATTTTAGAACAAGAAACGACCGAAGATATTTATGCCTTAGGTGGCCTGCAGTCCGATAAAGGAGATAATTACTTTCAACTAAATTTATTTACCAGAGCCAGACAACGGGTAATTTGGCTGTTTGTCTTGCTATTTACCAACACCCTCACCAGTGCCGTCATTCGTTCGCAAGAGGATATTCTCTCGCAAGTGGTAGCGCTGGCAGCCTTTATTCCCTTGCTCATCGGAACCGGTGGCAATGTGGGTGCGCAGTCGTCTACAGTCGTTATTCGTGGCTTGAACACCGAAAAACTCAGAACCGCAGGAGCTTTGCAGGTTATTTGGCGGGAAGCGCTCACGGGAGCGGTATTAGGCGCTATGCTAGGAGCTGTGGTTGCGGTTTGGGCTTTTTGGTTGCAAGGCAATTGGGCGGTGGCGATCGCTGTGGGCATTAGCTTGACCGGCATCTCCATTTTGGCATCCACCTCGGGGTCTACCCTTCCCTTCCTGTTTCGAGCTTTGGGTTTCGATCCGGCTTTAATGTCAGCACCGTTTATTACCACGGCTGTAGACGTTTTGGGGGTGCTTATCTACTTCAGCGTCGCGCGGTTAATCGTGCAAAGTGTGTAG
- a CDS encoding WD40 repeat domain-containing protein, translated as MKTSPTRLEIAEYILLVLVAIGTVVAAVQEQVVYLAVPLWLALGINLINRERHDRLVRRRTHNAIARLNQQLSETIDSLRNRLTAESTSQMQTPKPPPTPSPAPAGEAIEPELDKLRQEYASLEETISSVVRYLNSSALAERVSHLEETLPEHSAQQKNLASRLQVLETLLSEWPATTQESPSPRSPETTSTSGSNQETVSLQLPLPKPPTLHWDCIHSFAVHNDWVRAVTVNPEGTWLASGSFDSQIHIWRLPEAQLQHTLTGHQRGVFDVEILAGGILASGSWDETLKLWQLETGELLHTLTGHQGSVRDLSATPDGKILASGSFDETVKFWDVGTGELLHTLDELSGPIYAVAWNADGTALAIGRGDGLVKLWQLQLPRHDGTLYFTSLGTLRGNLDVVWSLAIAPNGPIMASGHGDGRVLLWSLDLGKNIQTLHYHAGAVYTVSFSQDGRFLVSGGADGTIQIWHRESNQVVSTLDARARSVLSLAMSADGRLLASGHADGTVKVWQMQNSGNHY; from the coding sequence ATGAAAACTTCTCCAACACGGTTAGAAATAGCAGAATACATTCTTCTGGTTCTGGTGGCCATTGGTACGGTAGTAGCAGCCGTTCAAGAGCAAGTTGTTTACCTAGCCGTACCCCTTTGGTTGGCTTTGGGGATTAACCTGATCAACCGAGAACGCCACGATCGCTTGGTACGCCGGCGGACCCACAATGCGATCGCGCGACTCAACCAACAGCTGAGCGAAACCATCGACAGTTTGCGAAACCGCTTGACGGCCGAGTCCACCTCCCAGATGCAGACGCCAAAACCACCCCCTACCCCTTCTCCAGCTCCAGCCGGCGAGGCCATCGAACCAGAACTGGACAAGCTACGCCAGGAATATGCCAGTCTGGAAGAAACCATTTCCAGCGTGGTTCGCTACCTGAACAGTTCTGCTTTGGCAGAGCGGGTGTCTCACCTAGAAGAGACTCTCCCCGAACACAGCGCCCAACAAAAAAATTTGGCCAGTCGCTTGCAAGTCTTGGAAACCCTACTATCGGAATGGCCGGCAACCACTCAGGAATCCCCATCCCCCCGTTCCCCTGAAACCACCAGCACCTCCGGCAGCAACCAAGAAACTGTTAGCTTGCAGCTGCCCTTGCCCAAACCGCCAACCCTCCATTGGGATTGTATCCATAGTTTTGCCGTTCACAACGATTGGGTGCGAGCGGTGACGGTGAACCCAGAAGGCACTTGGCTGGCTAGCGGTAGTTTTGATAGCCAAATCCATATTTGGCGCTTGCCGGAAGCCCAACTGCAGCATACCCTTACTGGTCACCAACGGGGCGTGTTTGATGTGGAAATTTTGGCTGGTGGGATTTTGGCCAGTGGCAGTTGGGATGAGACATTGAAATTGTGGCAGTTGGAAACGGGGGAACTGTTGCACACCCTCACCGGACACCAAGGCTCGGTACGCGACTTGTCAGCAACGCCCGATGGTAAGATTTTGGCCAGCGGTAGTTTTGACGAAACGGTCAAATTTTGGGATGTGGGTACGGGGGAACTGCTACATACCCTAGACGAACTGTCAGGACCCATTTATGCTGTGGCTTGGAATGCTGACGGTACTGCCTTGGCGATTGGTCGCGGCGATGGGTTGGTGAAATTGTGGCAGTTGCAATTGCCCAGGCACGATGGCACCCTATATTTTACTTCTTTGGGTACTTTGCGCGGTAATTTGGATGTGGTGTGGTCGCTAGCGATCGCGCCTAACGGTCCGATTATGGCCAGCGGTCACGGTGATGGTCGCGTTTTGCTATGGAGTCTCGATCTGGGGAAAAATATTCAAACTCTCCACTACCACGCTGGTGCTGTTTATACCGTCAGCTTTAGCCAAGATGGTCGCTTTTTGGTTAGCGGTGGTGCCGATGGTACCATTCAAATTTGGCACCGGGAAAGCAATCAAGTGGTTTCCACCCTCGACGCGCGCGCTCGGTCGGTGTTGTCGCTGGCTATGAGTGCTGATGGTCGCCTACTGGCTAGCGGTCATGCTGATGGAACGGTGAAGGTCTGGCAAATGCAGAATTCTGGAAATCATTATTAA
- a CDS encoding NAD(P)-dependent alcohol dehydrogenase has translation MKAAYISRYGSQEVLQYGDLPEPSIKANQMLVKVYASSINPIDWKIRNGLLQIITGYGFPLILGFDVAGEVVQVGSQVTKFSRGDAIYAYLDYFPGGGYAEYAAVSEKSACHQPNNMSYEEAAAVPLAGLTAWQAWQELTNLQSGQNVLVNGASGGVGSFAVQIAKALGGKVTGVCSSRNVEFLRSLGADRVIDYTSENIFSQPTQYDIIFDAVAKLSFSQCQPFLTPQGIYITTLPSIDIAIQTVRTAIWPFGKKAKLLASHASGQQLAKVKELIEAEQVHSAIARVYSLSQIRAAHAESEGGKVRGKLVLRISP, from the coding sequence ATGAAAGCCGCCTACATCTCCCGCTACGGTTCCCAAGAAGTATTGCAATACGGCGACCTCCCCGAACCCAGCATCAAAGCCAACCAAATGCTGGTGAAAGTATACGCCAGCAGCATCAATCCCATTGATTGGAAAATCCGCAACGGTCTTTTGCAGATAATCACCGGTTATGGATTTCCTTTGATTTTAGGCTTTGATGTGGCTGGAGAAGTGGTACAAGTCGGTTCTCAAGTCACAAAATTTTCCCGGGGAGATGCCATTTACGCTTATCTCGACTATTTTCCCGGCGGTGGTTACGCCGAATACGCCGCTGTCTCGGAAAAATCCGCTTGTCACCAACCCAACAACATGTCCTATGAAGAAGCAGCAGCGGTTCCTTTAGCGGGATTGACTGCATGGCAGGCATGGCAGGAACTCACCAACCTTCAATCGGGGCAAAATGTATTGGTCAATGGTGCTTCTGGCGGTGTGGGCAGTTTTGCCGTACAAATTGCCAAAGCCTTGGGAGGGAAAGTCACTGGCGTATGCAGCAGCAGAAACGTAGAATTCCTGCGATCGCTTGGTGCCGATCGAGTTATCGACTACACCAGTGAGAATATTTTCTCACAACCCACCCAATACGATATTATTTTTGATGCTGTTGCTAAACTTTCCTTTTCCCAATGCCAACCCTTTCTCACTCCCCAAGGAATCTACATCACCACCCTGCCTTCTATTGACATCGCCATCCAAACCGTACGAACCGCGATTTGGCCGTTTGGGAAAAAAGCCAAACTCCTAGCCAGCCACGCCAGCGGCCAACAGCTAGCAAAGGTAAAAGAACTTATCGAAGCCGAACAAGTGCACTCTGCGATCGCCCGAGTATACTCTTTATCGCAAATTCGTGCTGCCCATGCCGAGAGCGAAGGTGGCAAGGTACGGGGAAAATTGGTGTTGCGCATTAGTCCTTAA